From Candidatus Methylopumilus planktonicus, a single genomic window includes:
- the rpoB gene encoding DNA-directed RNA polymerase subunit beta, which translates to MSYSFTEKKRIRKSFAKRERVQDIPYLLTMQLESYAAFLQKNTHAEQRLSEGLQSTFNSVFPITSHSGNARLDFVTYNLGEEAFDVKECQQRGLTYGVPLRVKVRLTLMDKEASKPTVKEIKEQEVYMGEIPLMTDNGSFVINGTERVIVSQLHRSPGVFFEHDRGKTHSSGKLLFSARIIPYRGSWLDFEFDPKDYLYFRVDRRRKMPVTILLKALGYSPEQILETYYDFDSFHVTAKSIDFELVPDRLRGEIAKFDIADKRGNVIVQKDKRITVKHIREMEKAGVNKITVDKDFILGRKLSKAIVDKNTGEVIASANDEITESVLDKFIEVGVGQIHTLYSNDLDHGDYISQTLTSDEVPDQYSAKVAIYRMMRPGEPPTEDAVEALFKGLFFNEDRYDLSNVGRMKFNRRAHPKAYEQHANWLQRFYKRVGPQGETGANILSNDDILAVIGVLIELRNGRGEIDDIDHLGNRRIRSVGELVENQFRTGLVRVERAVKERLSQAEADNLMPHDLINSKPISSAIREFFGSSQLSQFMDQTNPLSEITHKRRVSALGPGGLTRERAGFEVRDVHSTHYGRVCPIETPEGPNIGLINSLALYARTNQYGFLETPYRRVENGKVTAKIDYLSAIEESEFVIAQANTELDNKGHFQDDLISCRHRNEFTMSSVDPIQYMDVAPGQIVSVAAALIPFLEHDDANRALMGANMQRQAVPCLRAEKAVVGTGIERTVATDSGTTVQAKRGGIVDYVDSRRVVIRVNDDEAADGEVGVDIYNLTKYTRSNQNTNINQRPLVRIGNKIARGDVIADGASTDVGELALGQNMLVGFMPWNGYNFEDSILISERVVAEDRYTSIHIEELSVVSRDTKLGPEEITRDISNLSERMLGRLDESGIIYIGAEVESGDVLVGKVTPKGETQLTPEEKLLRAIFGEKASDVKDTSLRVPSGMSGTIIDVQVFTREGIDRDSRAEQIIDDQLKHFKQDLADQLRIVEDDTFGRIERLLTSKVATGGPKGLKKGEKISKDFLASINRYDWFDIRLGNDDASKQLESLKDNLATAKEQFDKRFEEKKRKLTQGDELPPGVQKMVKVYLAVKRRIQPGDKMAGRHGNKGVVSKIAPVEDMPHMADGTPLDIVLNPLGVPSRMNIGQILETHLGWAAKGLGLRIGEMLREEVKITEVRKFLDQIYNDASGKKEDIKSLNDDEVVELAEHLKNGVPFATSVFDGASESDIQYMLDLAYPDSDPKTKLLQFSANKTQVKLFDGRTGEAFERPVTVGYMHVLKLHHLVDDKMHARSTGPYSLVTQQPLGGKAQFGGQRFGEMEVWALEAYGAAYTLQEMLTVKSDDVAGRTKVYENIVKGEHKIDAGMPESFNVLVKEIRSLAIDIDLDRN; encoded by the coding sequence ATGAGCTATTCCTTTACTGAAAAAAAACGTATTAGAAAAAGTTTTGCTAAAAGAGAGCGTGTGCAAGATATACCATACTTGCTCACCATGCAGCTTGAGTCTTATGCAGCTTTTTTACAGAAGAATACGCATGCCGAACAGAGACTTAGCGAAGGCCTTCAGTCAACATTCAATTCAGTATTTCCTATCACAAGTCATTCCGGTAATGCCCGACTTGATTTTGTAACTTACAATTTAGGCGAGGAAGCGTTTGACGTTAAAGAATGTCAACAGCGCGGCTTAACATATGGTGTTCCATTGAGAGTCAAAGTTCGTTTAACGCTCATGGATAAAGAAGCATCAAAACCAACAGTGAAAGAAATTAAAGAGCAAGAAGTGTACATGGGTGAAATTCCACTTATGACAGACAATGGTTCATTTGTTATTAATGGCACCGAGAGAGTTATCGTATCTCAACTTCATAGAAGCCCTGGTGTATTTTTTGAACATGATCGAGGCAAAACGCACAGTTCTGGAAAGTTATTATTTTCAGCAAGAATCATTCCTTATCGTGGCTCTTGGTTAGATTTCGAATTTGATCCTAAGGATTATTTATATTTCCGTGTGGATCGTCGCAGAAAAATGCCAGTCACAATTTTATTAAAAGCTTTAGGTTATTCACCAGAACAAATTCTAGAAACATACTACGATTTTGATTCATTCCATGTGACTGCTAAATCAATTGATTTTGAATTGGTCCCTGATCGTCTAAGAGGCGAGATTGCTAAGTTTGATATCGCTGATAAAAGAGGAAATGTGATTGTACAAAAAGACAAGCGCATTACTGTCAAGCATATTCGTGAGATGGAAAAAGCAGGCGTAAATAAAATTACAGTAGATAAAGATTTTATTTTGGGCCGCAAGCTTTCAAAAGCAATTGTAGATAAAAATACAGGCGAAGTCATTGCTAGTGCAAATGATGAAATCACAGAGTCAGTATTGGATAAATTTATTGAAGTAGGTGTAGGGCAAATTCATACACTTTATTCAAATGATTTAGATCATGGCGACTATATTTCTCAAACACTTACTTCAGATGAGGTCCCTGATCAATACAGCGCAAAAGTTGCTATTTATCGAATGATGAGACCTGGCGAGCCACCTACTGAAGATGCAGTTGAGGCTTTATTCAAAGGATTATTTTTTAATGAAGACCGATATGATTTATCTAATGTAGGTCGCATGAAATTTAATCGAAGAGCGCATCCAAAAGCATACGAACAACATGCAAACTGGTTGCAAAGATTTTATAAGCGCGTTGGCCCTCAAGGCGAAACTGGTGCAAATATTTTATCGAACGATGATATCTTGGCTGTGATTGGTGTTCTTATTGAATTACGAAATGGTCGAGGTGAAATAGATGATATTGACCATCTTGGTAATCGAAGAATTCGCTCTGTTGGTGAGCTTGTAGAGAATCAATTTAGAACTGGACTTGTTCGAGTGGAGCGAGCAGTTAAAGAAAGATTAAGCCAAGCTGAGGCAGACAATTTGATGCCACATGACTTAATTAATTCAAAACCTATCTCAAGTGCGATTAGAGAATTTTTTGGTTCATCACAATTATCTCAATTCATGGATCAAACTAATCCATTGTCTGAAATTACGCATAAGCGAAGAGTATCAGCCTTAGGCCCTGGAGGTTTAACAAGAGAGCGTGCTGGCTTCGAGGTCCGTGACGTTCATTCGACACATTATGGCCGTGTATGCCCAATTGAAACCCCAGAAGGACCAAACATTGGATTGATTAATTCACTCGCACTTTATGCAAGAACGAATCAATACGGCTTCTTAGAGACACCTTATAGACGTGTTGAAAATGGAAAAGTTACTGCAAAGATAGACTATCTTTCTGCGATTGAAGAAAGTGAATTTGTTATAGCCCAGGCAAATACTGAGCTTGATAATAAAGGACACTTTCAAGACGATTTAATTTCATGCCGTCATCGCAACGAATTTACGATGTCATCTGTAGATCCTATTCAATACATGGACGTAGCGCCTGGTCAGATTGTTTCTGTGGCAGCTGCATTAATTCCATTTTTAGAACACGATGATGCAAACCGTGCGCTTATGGGCGCAAACATGCAACGTCAAGCAGTGCCATGCTTGAGAGCAGAGAAAGCAGTTGTAGGTACAGGCATTGAAAGAACAGTAGCAACTGATTCTGGCACAACAGTTCAAGCTAAGCGTGGTGGAATTGTTGATTATGTAGATTCAAGACGTGTTGTGATTCGCGTGAACGACGATGAAGCTGCTGATGGAGAAGTTGGCGTTGATATTTATAATCTAACTAAATATACAAGATCAAATCAAAATACCAATATTAATCAAAGGCCACTTGTAAGAATTGGCAACAAAATTGCAAGAGGTGATGTGATTGCTGACGGCGCATCAACAGATGTTGGTGAATTAGCGCTTGGTCAAAATATGCTTGTTGGATTTATGCCTTGGAATGGTTATAACTTCGAGGATTCGATTTTAATTTCAGAGCGCGTAGTGGCTGAAGATCGATATACATCAATTCATATCGAAGAATTATCTGTTGTATCTAGAGATACAAAATTAGGCCCAGAAGAAATTACGCGCGACATTTCAAATCTTTCAGAAAGAATGCTTGGAAGGCTTGATGAGTCAGGCATTATTTATATTGGTGCCGAAGTTGAATCAGGCGATGTGCTTGTAGGAAAAGTTACACCAAAAGGCGAGACACAGCTTACACCTGAAGAAAAACTCTTAAGAGCAATTTTTGGTGAAAAAGCTTCTGATGTAAAAGACACAAGTTTGAGAGTGCCATCAGGCATGTCCGGAACAATTATTGATGTTCAAGTGTTTACGAGAGAGGGCATTGATAGAGATTCAAGAGCCGAACAAATTATTGATGATCAATTAAAGCACTTCAAACAAGATCTAGCTGATCAATTAAGAATTGTTGAAGATGATACTTTTGGAAGAATCGAAAGATTACTTACAAGTAAAGTCGCAACTGGCGGCCCAAAAGGCTTGAAAAAAGGCGAAAAAATATCTAAAGATTTTCTAGCCTCAATTAATAGATACGATTGGTTTGATATTCGCTTAGGTAATGATGATGCTTCAAAACAATTAGAAAGTTTGAAAGATAATTTAGCAACTGCTAAAGAACAATTCGACAAACGTTTTGAAGAGAAAAAAAGAAAATTAACACAAGGCGATGAGCTCCCTCCGGGCGTTCAAAAAATGGTTAAGGTTTACTTGGCAGTGAAACGTAGAATTCAGCCTGGCGATAAAATGGCTGGACGTCACGGTAACAAAGGCGTTGTTTCTAAAATTGCTCCTGTAGAAGATATGCCGCATATGGCTGATGGTACACCTTTAGATATTGTGTTAAATCCATTAGGCGTTCCTTCTCGAATGAATATCGGCCAAATTTTAGAAACCCATCTTGGATGGGCAGCTAAAGGCCTAGGTCTTCGTATCGGAGAAATGCTAAGAGAAGAAGTAAAAATTACTGAAGTTCGTAAATTTTTAGATCAAATTTATAACGACGCTTCAGGTAAAAAAGAAGACATTAAGTCATTAAACGATGATGAAGTTGTAGAGCTTGCTGAGCACTTGAAAAATGGCGTTCCATTTGCCACATCAGTTTTCGATGGCGCATCTGAGTCAGACATTCAATATATGTTAGATCTGGCTTACCCAGATAGCGATCCAAAAACCAAACTGTTGCAATTCTCAGCTAACAAAACGCAAGTTAAATTGTTTGATGGCCGCACAGGCGAGGCGTTTGAAAGACCTGTCACAGTAGGTTATATGCATGTACTTAAATTACATCATTTGGTTGATGACAAGATGCACGCACGTTCAACTGGACCTTACTCTCTTGTAACGCAGCAGCCACTTGGCGGTAAAGCGCAATTTGGTGGACAACGTTTTGGTGAGATGGAAGTTTGGGCGCTGGAAGCATACGGTGCTGCTTATACCCTACAAGAAATGTTGACTGTTAAATCAGACGATGTTGCTGGTAGAACTAAAGTATACGAAAACATAGTCAAGGGTGAGCATAAGATTGATGCAGGTATGCCTGAGTCATTCAACGTGTTGGTTAAAGAAATTCGTTCACTCGCTATTGATATTGACCTCGATAGAAACTAA
- the rpoC gene encoding DNA-directed RNA polymerase subunit beta', producing the protein MKALLDLFKQVTQEEEFDAIKIALASPEKIRSWSYGEVKKPETINYRTFKPERDGLFCAKIFGPIKDYECLCGKYKRLKHRGVICEKCGVEVTLSKVRRERMGHIDLASPVAHIWFLKSLPSRLGMVLDIALRDIERVLYFEAFIVVDPGMTPLTRGQLLTEDDYLAKIEEFGDEFTAVMGAEAIKELLKSLDINSEIEKLRTELAETGSEAKIKKIAKRLKVLEAFQKSGIKPEWMILEILPVLPPELRPLVPLDGGRFATSDLNDLYRRVINRNNRLRRLLDLKAPEIIVRNEKRMLQEAVDSLLDNGRRGKVMTGANKRPLKSLADMIKGKGGRFRQNLLGKRVDYSGRSVIVVGPQLKLHQCGLPKKMALELFKPFIFHKLEVLGLSTTIKAAKKKVEEEGPEVWDILEDVIREHPVLLNRAPTLHRLGIQAFEPILIEGKAIQLHPLVCAAFNADFDGDQMAVHVPLSLEAQMEARTLMLASNNVLSPANGEPIIVPSQDIVLGLYYMTRDKIAARGEGMKFSDVAEVHRAFDSGLVDLHARVTVRIKETELGLDGTTTDKINRYETTVGRAILSEILPAGLSFDLINKALKKKEISKLINAGFRRVGIRETVILADKLMYMGYTYATKAGISISIHDMLVPPEKEQLIEAAEAEVKEIENQYISGLVTQGERYNKVVDIWGRAGDKVADAMMKRLKEEPVKNDAGENVKGKDGKDLYQESFNAIYMMADSGARGSAAQVRQLAGMRGLMARPDGSIIETPITANFRDGLNVLQYFISTHGARKGLADTALKTANSGYLTRRLVDVTQDLVVTQHDCGTEDGLVTKALIKGGEVVEPLSDRILGRVNALDIYHPETQEVVYSKGTLLEEDHVEKIDALGIDEVKVRTALTCETRHGICSQCYGRDLGRGKLISLGEAIGVIAAQSIGEPGTQLTMRTFHIGGAVSRAASVSQVESKSNGVIQFTSTMRYVTNARNEQVVISRNGELIIQDESGRERERHKVPYGANLVVQDGKSIKAGGVLATWDPHTRPIISEYAGQVKFENVEEGITVAKQIDDVTGLSSLVVVDPKQRAGQSKGLRPQIKILDTSGNEVKLAGSDISVNVTFQLGYIITVKDSQEVKVGDVIARIPQESSKTRDITGGLPRVAELFEAGSPKDAGMLAESTGTVSFGKDTKGKQRLVITDLEGVSKEFLIPKDKHVTAHDGQVVTKGETIVDGPADPQDILRLQGRESLARYIIDEVQDVYRLQGVKINDKHIEVIVRQMLRRVRITDAGETSFILGEQVERAELLTENESVLSQDKKPAEYEYVLLGITKASLSTDSFISAASFQETTRVLTEAAILGKRDELRGLKENVIVGRLIPAGTGLAYHETRKAAAAGENMDPVEAPLDQIDVPMEEAQVTSPEIEAPTE; encoded by the coding sequence ATGAAAGCTTTATTAGACCTATTTAAACAGGTTACACAAGAAGAAGAGTTTGATGCAATTAAGATTGCATTAGCATCTCCAGAAAAAATTCGTTCATGGTCTTATGGTGAAGTTAAAAAGCCAGAAACGATTAATTACAGAACATTTAAGCCTGAAAGAGATGGTTTGTTTTGCGCAAAAATATTTGGACCTATTAAAGATTACGAATGTCTTTGTGGTAAATACAAGCGCCTTAAACATCGCGGTGTCATTTGTGAAAAATGCGGTGTTGAAGTTACTTTATCTAAAGTGCGTCGTGAGCGCATGGGCCATATTGATTTAGCAAGCCCAGTTGCACACATTTGGTTTTTAAAGAGCTTACCAAGTCGTTTAGGTATGGTTCTTGATATTGCTTTAAGAGATATTGAGCGTGTTCTTTATTTCGAAGCATTCATTGTTGTTGATCCTGGCATGACACCTTTAACAAGAGGGCAACTTCTTACTGAAGATGACTATCTTGCAAAAATAGAAGAGTTTGGCGATGAATTCACCGCAGTGATGGGTGCGGAAGCAATTAAAGAATTACTCAAATCACTCGATATCAATAGTGAAATTGAAAAATTAAGAACTGAATTAGCTGAGACAGGCTCGGAAGCAAAAATTAAAAAAATTGCGAAGCGCTTAAAAGTACTTGAAGCATTTCAGAAGTCAGGTATTAAACCTGAATGGATGATTTTAGAAATTCTTCCTGTGTTACCGCCTGAGTTAAGACCATTGGTACCACTTGATGGTGGAAGATTCGCTACATCAGATCTGAATGATTTATATCGCCGAGTGATTAATAGAAATAATCGTTTAAGAAGATTGTTAGATCTTAAGGCGCCAGAAATTATTGTTAGAAATGAAAAGCGTATGTTGCAAGAAGCAGTTGATTCACTTCTTGATAATGGCAGACGTGGCAAGGTTATGACAGGCGCTAACAAGAGACCATTAAAATCTCTCGCCGATATGATTAAAGGTAAGGGTGGCCGATTTAGACAAAATCTTTTAGGTAAGCGTGTTGATTATTCAGGACGTTCAGTGATTGTTGTTGGACCACAATTAAAACTTCACCAGTGTGGTTTGCCGAAGAAAATGGCCCTTGAATTATTTAAACCATTTATTTTCCATAAGCTAGAAGTACTTGGCCTTTCTACAACTATTAAAGCTGCAAAGAAAAAAGTAGAAGAAGAGGGACCAGAAGTATGGGATATTTTAGAGGACGTAATTAGAGAGCATCCTGTTTTATTAAACAGAGCGCCAACATTACATCGTTTAGGTATTCAAGCATTTGAACCTATTTTAATTGAAGGCAAAGCAATTCAATTGCATCCCTTAGTGTGTGCTGCATTTAACGCCGACTTTGACGGTGACCAAATGGCAGTACATGTGCCTTTATCTCTTGAAGCCCAAATGGAAGCAAGAACTTTAATGCTTGCATCTAATAATGTTTTATCTCCAGCTAATGGCGAACCAATTATTGTTCCATCACAAGATATCGTGCTTGGTCTTTATTACATGACGAGAGACAAAATTGCTGCACGCGGTGAAGGTATGAAATTTAGTGATGTAGCAGAAGTTCACCGTGCTTTTGATAGCGGCTTAGTTGATCTTCATGCGCGCGTGACAGTTCGTATTAAAGAAACTGAATTAGGCCTAGATGGCACAACAACAGACAAAATAAATCGATATGAAACTACAGTTGGAAGAGCAATACTTTCTGAAATTCTTCCAGCAGGACTTTCTTTTGATTTAATTAATAAAGCATTAAAGAAAAAAGAAATTTCAAAATTAATTAATGCAGGATTTAGACGTGTCGGTATTAGAGAGACAGTAATTCTTGCAGATAAGCTAATGTATATGGGTTATACCTATGCTACAAAAGCAGGTATCTCAATCAGTATTCATGACATGCTTGTGCCTCCAGAAAAAGAACAACTCATCGAAGCTGCTGAAGCCGAAGTCAAGGAAATTGAAAATCAATACATTTCAGGCCTGGTGACGCAAGGCGAAAGATATAACAAGGTTGTTGATATTTGGGGTCGTGCCGGTGACAAAGTTGCTGATGCAATGATGAAACGTCTTAAAGAAGAGCCTGTTAAAAATGATGCCGGTGAAAATGTAAAAGGCAAAGATGGTAAAGATCTTTACCAAGAATCATTTAATGCAATTTATATGATGGCTGATTCTGGTGCTCGAGGATCTGCGGCTCAAGTAAGGCAGCTTGCCGGTATGCGAGGTTTGATGGCAAGACCTGATGGCTCAATTATTGAGACACCAATTACTGCTAATTTCCGAGACGGCTTAAATGTTCTTCAATATTTTATTTCGACGCACGGCGCACGAAAAGGTCTTGCAGATACAGCATTGAAAACAGCTAACTCAGGATATTTAACTAGACGTTTAGTTGATGTAACTCAAGATCTTGTTGTAACACAACACGATTGTGGTACAGAAGATGGTTTAGTCACGAAAGCGCTTATTAAAGGCGGTGAAGTTGTTGAACCATTAAGTGATCGTATTTTAGGTCGCGTAAATGCTCTCGATATTTACCATCCAGAAACTCAAGAAGTGGTTTATTCGAAAGGAACGCTGCTTGAAGAGGATCATGTTGAGAAAATTGATGCACTTGGTATTGATGAGGTTAAAGTAAGAACCGCACTCACTTGCGAAACACGACATGGTATTTGTTCTCAATGTTATGGTCGCGATTTAGGTCGCGGTAAATTAATTAGTCTCGGGGAGGCTATTGGTGTGATTGCAGCGCAATCTATCGGTGAGCCTGGTACTCAATTAACAATGAGAACATTCCATATTGGTGGCGCAGTTTCTCGAGCCGCATCAGTAAGTCAAGTTGAAAGTAAATCAAACGGAGTTATTCAATTTACATCTACCATGCGTTACGTTACTAATGCTCGAAATGAGCAAGTTGTAATTTCTCGTAATGGTGAATTAATTATTCAAGATGAAAGTGGCCGCGAAAGAGAGCGTCATAAAGTTCCTTATGGTGCAAATCTAGTTGTTCAAGATGGCAAGTCCATTAAAGCAGGCGGTGTTCTTGCAACCTGGGATCCGCATACACGTCCAATTATTTCTGAGTACGCTGGACAAGTTAAATTTGAAAACGTTGAAGAAGGTATTACAGTTGCAAAACAAATTGATGATGTCACAGGCTTATCATCATTGGTTGTAGTTGATCCTAAGCAGCGCGCGGGCCAGTCAAAAGGTTTAAGACCTCAAATTAAAATCTTAGACACTTCTGGAAATGAAGTTAAATTAGCGGGTAGTGATATATCTGTTAACGTAACTTTCCAGCTTGGTTACATTATTACAGTTAAAGATTCTCAAGAGGTAAAAGTGGGTGATGTGATTGCTCGCATTCCGCAAGAGTCCTCTAAAACGAGAGATATAACCGGCGGTCTTCCAAGAGTTGCTGAGTTATTTGAAGCAGGATCTCCAAAAGACGCAGGCATGTTAGCGGAAAGCACAGGTACAGTTTCATTTGGTAAAGATACTAAAGGCAAACAAAGACTTGTGATTACAGATCTTGAAGGCGTTTCAAAAGAGTTCTTAATTCCTAAAGATAAACATGTGACAGCGCACGATGGTCAAGTTGTTACTAAAGGCGAAACTATTGTGGATGGACCTGCAGATCCTCAAGACATTCTTCGCTTGCAAGGTAGGGAATCTTTAGCAAGATATATTATTGATGAAGTTCAAGACGTATATAGATTGCAAGGCGTTAAAATTAATGACAAGCACATCGAAGTAATTGTTAGGCAAATGTTAAGACGTGTTCGTATCACCGATGCAGGCGAAACTTCATTTATTCTGGGTGAGCAAGTCGAAAGAGCAGAATTGTTAACTGAAAATGAATCGGTATTGTCGCAAGACAAAAAACCGGCTGAGTATGAATATGTGCTTTTAGGTATTACTAAAGCATCATTATCTACAGATTCATTTATTTCAGCAGCTTCATTCCAAGAAACAACTCGCGTTCTCACTGAGGCTGCAATTCTTGGTAAGCGTGATGAATTAAGAGGACTTAAAGAGAATGTAATCGTAGGTCGTTTAATTCCTGCAGGCACAGGTTTGGCTTATCATGAAACAAGAAAAGCTGCTGCCGCTGGGGAAAATATGGACCCTGTTGAGGCTCCTCTAGATCAGATCGATGTTCCAATGGAAGAGGCTCAGGTAACTAGCCCTGAAATTGAAGCACCGACTGAATGA
- the rpsG gene encoding 30S ribosomal protein S7, which translates to MPRRREVPKRIILQDPKFGSQEVSKFVNVLMTSGKKSVAERLIYGAFDQIKTKTGKDPIEVFSLALTNLRPVVEVKSRRVGGANYQVPVEVRPSRRVALAMRWLRDAARKRGEKSMDLRLAAEIAEASENKGAAMKKREEVHRMAEANKAFSHFRF; encoded by the coding sequence ATGCCAAGACGTAGAGAAGTTCCCAAACGAATTATTCTTCAAGATCCGAAATTCGGAAGCCAGGAGGTTTCTAAATTCGTGAATGTATTAATGACAAGCGGAAAAAAATCCGTTGCTGAAAGATTAATTTATGGCGCATTCGATCAAATTAAAACGAAAACCGGAAAAGATCCTATTGAAGTCTTTTCTCTCGCATTAACAAATTTAAGACCAGTAGTTGAAGTAAAAAGTCGACGTGTAGGTGGGGCTAATTATCAAGTGCCTGTCGAAGTTAGACCATCAAGACGAGTGGCTTTAGCTATGAGATGGTTAAGAGATGCAGCGCGTAAAAGAGGTGAAAAATCAATGGATTTACGTTTAGCGGCTGAAATTGCAGAAGCTTCAGAAAATAAAGGCGCTGCAATGAAAAAACGTGAAGAAGTCCACAGAATGGCAGAAGCTAATAAAGCTTTCTCACATTTCCGTTTCTAA
- the rpsL gene encoding 30S ribosomal protein S12 — MPTINQLIRKPRKKVETKSKVPALESSPQKRGVCTRVYTTTPKKPNSALRKVAKVRLTNGYEVISYIGGEGHNLQEHSVVLLRGGRVKDLPGVRYHMVRGSLDTAGVKDRKQSRSKYGAKRPKEA; from the coding sequence ATGCCAACAATTAATCAGTTAATTCGTAAACCACGAAAAAAAGTAGAAACTAAGAGCAAGGTCCCAGCTCTAGAATCTTCGCCTCAAAAAAGAGGTGTATGTACTCGTGTTTACACAACTACTCCAAAAAAACCAAACTCTGCTTTGCGGAAAGTAGCTAAAGTTCGTTTGACGAATGGTTACGAAGTGATTAGTTACATTGGAGGAGAAGGCCATAATTTACAAGAGCACAGTGTTGTTCTATTAAGAGGCGGACGTGTAAAGGATTTACCAGGCGTTCGTTACCATATGGTTCGGGGTAGCTTGGATACTGCTGGTGTTAAAGATCGTAAACAATCTCGATCTAAATATGGTGCTAAACGACCTAAAGAAGCTTAA